One bacterium DNA window includes the following coding sequences:
- a CDS encoding cytochrome c maturation protein CcmE — translation MEARPGAGRRTLAFAGGAVLIVLSLAYLVYGGIQQGATYWVTVGELVQRGPALPSRVRLGGTVAEGTVRWDAAHRHLAFVITDGAHTLPVRYSGVVPDIFAEGRQVVVEGGVGRDGTFDATTLLAKCPTKYNPADPPSAR, via the coding sequence GTGGAGGCGCGGCCGGGGGCGGGCCGCCGCACGCTCGCGTTTGCCGGCGGCGCCGTCCTCATCGTGCTCTCGCTGGCCTACCTCGTGTACGGCGGCATTCAGCAGGGCGCGACCTACTGGGTGACGGTCGGTGAGTTGGTGCAGCGCGGCCCCGCCCTGCCGTCGCGCGTGCGCCTCGGCGGGACCGTGGCCGAGGGGACCGTGCGGTGGGACGCCGCGCACCGCCATCTCGCGTTCGTGATCACGGACGGCGCGCACACGCTGCCGGTGCGGTACAGCGGCGTCGTGCCCGATATTTTTGCCGAGGGGCGGCAGGTGGTCGTGGAGGGCGGCGTCGGGCGCGACGGGACGTTCGACGCGACCACGCTGCTTGCCAAGTGCCCGACGAAGTACAATCCGGCGGATCCGCCATCGGCGCGATGA
- a CDS encoding CcmD family protein → MTYLFWSFTIVWIALFLYVRALLRRTQALEDEMRRLGGGDHETAHAAGHEDDAAVGRAAGSVAR, encoded by the coding sequence ATGACCTACCTTTTTTGGTCGTTCACGATCGTCTGGATCGCCCTCTTCCTCTACGTCCGCGCGCTCCTCCGACGCACCCAGGCGCTGGAGGACGAGATGCGCCGGCTCGGCGGCGGCGATCACGAGACGGCGCACGCCGCGGGCCACGAGGACGACGCGGCGGTGGGCCGGGCGGCCGGTTCCGTGGCGCGGTGA
- the ccsA gene encoding cytochrome c biogenesis protein CcsA — protein MWTMGGLMLVSLYGAFVYAPRERIMGDVQRIFYVHLPLAWVGFVAFGHAAWAAAQYLRTGRRSWDVASASAAEIGVLFASLVIITGSLWARPVWNTWWTWDPQLVTYLILWFIYAGYLMLRAAAGEDDRQRRIAAVFAIVGFVDVPLVWLSARYLRALSPVIFTSHSVGLAPAMAWALAAGLAAWSLVYVLLVRLRIRIGVMEARMAMLADDQAVTA, from the coding sequence ATGTGGACGATGGGGGGCCTGATGTTAGTCTCCCTGTACGGGGCTTTCGTCTACGCTCCGCGCGAGCGCATCATGGGCGACGTCCAGCGGATCTTTTACGTGCATCTGCCGCTTGCCTGGGTCGGATTCGTCGCCTTCGGCCACGCCGCGTGGGCGGCGGCGCAATATCTTCGCACCGGGCGGCGGAGCTGGGACGTCGCCAGCGCCTCGGCGGCGGAAATCGGCGTGCTCTTTGCGAGCCTGGTCATCATCACGGGATCGCTGTGGGCCCGGCCGGTGTGGAACACCTGGTGGACGTGGGACCCTCAGCTCGTCACCTACCTCATTCTCTGGTTCATCTACGCCGGCTATCTGATGCTGCGCGCCGCGGCGGGTGAGGACGACCGCCAGCGGAGGATCGCCGCGGTCTTCGCCATCGTCGGCTTCGTCGACGTGCCGCTCGTGTGGTTATCGGCCCGCTACCTGCGGGCGCTATCGCCGGTGATCTTCACGTCGCACAGCGTGGGGCTCGCCCCCGCGATGGCGTGGGCCCTGGCCGCCGGTCTCGCCGCCTGGAGTCTCGTGTACGTGCTGCTCGTGCGGCTGCGGATTCGTATCGGCGTGATGGAGGCGCGGATGGCGATGCTCGCCGACGATCAGGCGGTGACGGCATGA